Within Sardina pilchardus chromosome 21, fSarPil1.1, whole genome shotgun sequence, the genomic segment CATTCTGGCGCTTCTTCATGTCAGAACTTCCAGcagctctctcctccttctgcttCTCTCGCTCAGCcttcttccccttctctttAGGCTTCTCAGCCTCACCCTCATCAGCTTTGTCAGGTTTCTTAAGGAGCTGTGAAATAGTAAACTCTTTCAACAATACTGAACAAGAGAAGCTTTAATCAAAATCATCCACGCACCCTGATACTGGACCATATGCAGTAAGTACATGTTGTGGTGTTCTCATGTACCTTGATCTTGGGTTCTTCTTTGGACTGTTCTTTGTCCTtttcagcagctctctctccttttttcaatTTCTCAGCATCCTTCCGTTTCCGTCggtcctcttctctccacttgCGCCGTTCCTCATCCCGCAAGCGCTTTCGCTCAagttcccttcttctcctctcttctttcttctcctcccttatTCGCTGAATAAATAAGGCATTTGTTGAACAATGAAATAACAGTCTCTATACTCTTGTTAAGAAAAGAAACCGTATGAAATCAAGTCGCCTTCTCAGGGCGTTTTTTGGCCAACAGAGAATGTGTTCTTTAACTGGTTCCATTCAGAATTATTTGAACGATTATTTGAACGCTATCTAGTGATCCAGCCCGCACTTCCATCAGTTTTGAACAGAATCAATGATGCATCATTAAGAGTGTGTTGAACGCATAAACAAGAGTTAATGATATGCATAAACGGGAGCATGATATGACCGTTGTCCCGTAAACCCCCCAGAAATTTGTCATTAGTAAAATTGTGTAAAATGCCAGTTGACGTCAGCAGTTTAGTCCTAGCTGattagttttgtttactcatttgACTGATATCGAGTAAATATTTGATATTATTGATGTTGACAGAAAATGCATGCTTTTAGACTTCTCCCCTCTGAATGGTAGAATGGCACATCCACTCCAGTTTTTGGTTCAAGCTCTGAGCCCAAGTATCACGTTCCAAACTGTTTTTCGTTTGATCAAAATGCTCCGAACgtttcaaatgttggttcgccaATGGGCATGGAACTGGATCTCTGCAAAAGCACTATAAGAAAGGGTGGTTTACCTGTTTGTTCTTCAGGAAATCCAAGAGAGGTGTAGTCTTCTTGGCTGATGAAGGAAATcagcacacaaaacaaaagtgtAAGGTCTCTACTTTTAAGGGTTGAACTTAAACACAGACAGCAGTATACCTACCAATAAGTTCTTTCGTTTTAGCCTCTATCTCCTCAAGCAGAGTCTCTGGTGTAGATGTCAGCTTTTCATCATCTCCATTGTAAAACTCCAGAAACTTCTTGTAATCACCATCTGTGCATCAGAACAAGTGTGACTAATATGAGACTAAGTTTGATTGAGACAGAATGTCTCATGATGGTGATAACAGCATAAGCTCACCTTCTTCAATTGTTCCACTTTTGGCATCCCTTTTCTTGCTCCTCCTTTTGGCAATTTTCTGGAATGGCGCAAACTCAACAACTGCTGGATACTCCTGACCTGTGCCAAATATATAATTAGATATACTTATTTGCATCTATCTTGTGGTAGAGGTACTAGCAGTAGCATAATGTTGAtaaaagaaaaataactttcaacAAAAGGGTAGCATTACCCTACTACTGTGTGGATATTTTCACAGACAAATCATAACATGACATTTTGACAGGATGGCTGAATTATATCTTGGGGTTTCATACAGCCTCACCTCTGCTGTCGATAAAGACATATCCATCAAAGCGATCTCGGAAAAGTACAATGTCATCTTGATTCTTGAAATTTAGGTACGCTCTTGAGAAGAGATGCGGGTAGAGGCTTAAAGGGTACAAAAATGTTATGTGTCAGACTTCAAATACCAGGAGCCAAAAAGACAAATTACACTAATGCCTCTACAGCTTACCTGGTGTCATTAGAAAAGAACTCAAGGTAGTCAACTTCAGGTAAAGGTTGCAGTTGCTCTTCTAATTCCTCCTTTGTTAAACTCGGTGGGAGACGTCGGATGACAATCTTAACACAAATACAAGCACTTCTGTCATTCTAAAAAACGTTTGTTCTCACCCTACCCTCTTTCATTGCTTTTTAATTCAACTATAATTATATTATCACAAGCTGGAAGAGCGTTGGAAAATCGAGATCACGAAAGtatagctaacgttaacagGGTAAAATTATTCCACGACGTTATGCAAGTTAAAGCCATCGACCAACTCGCTTGACcagctaatgttagctgctGCTATGC encodes:
- the upf3b gene encoding regulator of nonsense transcripts 3B — its product is MIMKEDKENTRPREKKVDMKCEENEKPDKPCKDKKEAMTKIVIRRLPPSLTKEELEEQLQPLPEVDYLEFFSNDTSLYPHLFSRAYLNFKNQDDIVLFRDRFDGYVFIDSRGQEYPAVVEFAPFQKIAKRRSKKRDAKSGTIEEDGDYKKFLEFYNGDDEKLTSTPETLLEEIEAKTKELIAKKTTPLLDFLKNKQRIREEKKEERRRRELERKRLRDEERRKWREEDRRKRKDAEKLKKGERAAEKDKEQSKEEPKIKLLKKPDKADEGEAEKPKEKGKKAEREKQKEERAAGSSDMKKRQNGENREDRPRKLDEDGRKDYRDRDVDRDRERDRERRLKEKERIRRQDEDRRRRRERHDGENTFKKREEEGRKERWEKRRNENSGESSSHADKPEKTSKDHKREESNKRERLRNKDRPAIQLYQPGARSRNRTGSGPSGDSHVANKKADSDGKITQEKGEE